One Alnus glutinosa chromosome 13, dhAlnGlut1.1, whole genome shotgun sequence genomic window, AAACCCTTCAATTATAATGACTCCATGGTGGTATATTGAATGTATCATAAGCCTTGGAGTCATGTGGTCTGTGATGGATTTCTGTTGCACTCGGGGACTTCAGTCTCGTTTGTTCAAGTCTTTGGGTCAAGATTGTTTGCTCAAAACATTGCCTCATTAAGCCTCAAGATGCCAATTGCgagctcttttctttttaatatattttcttcgTTTTCTAAAACATTTACTGAATTTAATCAATGTATTGTTCAATACATTTAACAAAACAGTGATTGATGGTTGTAAGCTATTTGCACATCTGTCATTGAAATCCAGTTCGTCCAGTACTATTTTCCGAGCTCTGTTTGCTTGTTAAAAGAGGTTCTCAGCATCTTACCAGAACCCTATTGCTTGTGAAGTTTTATCCAACCATCACCATAAGATAGTaaggtttatttttttccaactGAATTATGgctaattattctttttgtttcttattctctttttaaTCTCGACACTTCCTCTTTGTTTAGGTTTCTTCCCTTGCCAGAAGGATCTCTTTGTTTGATTGCTGCCACAGCATTCTGTGCAGAGTATTTCCTATTTTACTTTCACTCAACAAGCCATAAAGGCCTTGAGGGGTACTATCACCTTCTCCTTGTTCTCCTGATAGGGCTCTGCATAATCTCCACTGTTACAGGAACCCTCTTACCAACCAGCTTCCCAGTTGATTTGTGTAGTGGCATTGCTATAACTCTCCAAGGTCTCTGGTTCTATCAGACTGCCTTCACTCTCTATGGCCCCATGATGCCAGACGGTTGTCGAATTAAGGAAAACGAGATCTCGTGTCACTCAGCAGACAGTGAGGTCCGAGGCGAGTTGCTTGCAAACTTCCAGCTCTTTTCCTTGGTCCTTGGTGTCCTTGTTGCAGTTGTGGGATCATATGGTTTTGCGGCTTCAAGATACGGGCATTCTGAACTTAGGAGCTTGCATGCAGCTCAGAATCGGTTGGATCatgattaaattatttacaGTCTTCTCAATCTTTCTTAAATTCCAATTATTTGCAGTCTTCTTAAGGAGGTATTTTGATATCTTCTGGGGATGAAATTGTTTCATTCCCTTTGCAGATGGTTCGAGTGTACATCAACATCTTGTAGTGTAGTTTCAATAAAAGTAAGAGCTGCTGTCCTTCTGTAGgatgataaaattaaaaacaatatatattttgtcaatGAAAGTTACATGGTGCTATGTGTACCCTTTCCCTTTACCTTGTCTCTTGTTTGGACTGAAGAATGGGCATAAAACagcttcttgttcttctttttttcgtGGATTTTTGGTCCCATTCATTTTTGTTAACTCTGGTTTTAAATGAGATGTTTTACTTTTGTTAGTTAATTGTAAGAATCACTTTTGTGGTTTTGCAGCTTTCTAAAATGCACATAATAT contains:
- the LOC133854755 gene encoding uncharacterized protein LOC133854755; this translates as MGSFKGHALPGTLFLLVGVWHIWSSVVRYVSNPKTFRVRVWNPVPGFDGRLKYLELYVIAIGAFIDMCIELLYSTHLKFFVNGVLNPSHMNDFEHSGMLLMFFIFGLVALLSEKTGFLPLPEGSLCLIAATAFCAEYFLFYFHSTSHKGLEGYYHLLLVLLIGLCIISTVTGTLLPTSFPVDLCSGIAITLQGLWFYQTAFTLYGPMMPDGCRIKENEISCHSADSEVRGELLANFQLFSLVLGVLVAVVGSYGFAASRYGHSELRSLHAAQNRLDHD